In a single window of the Bradyrhizobium sp. ORS 285 genome:
- a CDS encoding IS30 family transposase, with translation MGQCYGQLSLRERIEIYRLHADGKSQNEIALALDRARSTISRELRRNSQSTRVWKGGYEPVRAQQLAERRRKWDGRFKLARQPDLRKLVGESLAMGHSPEQVAGRLAREHGRVIISHESIYRFIYHRTAQKDYWHRLLPRHKLRRGRRRRPSGSPASFIKQRRPISERPAEVESRREPGHWEADFMLFASYGQGLLVLHERQTRFSIVQHLPDRKALLTAQVIARQLRKLPQVMRKPSASTTEPSSQSITGSTKNWAFQPSSAIHTALGKREARKTRSVACDVSLRRRPPCSA, from the coding sequence ATGGGACAATGTTACGGCCAGCTCAGCCTTAGGGAGCGTATCGAGATTTATCGTCTGCATGCGGACGGCAAATCTCAAAACGAGATAGCGCTTGCGCTCGACCGAGCGCGTTCGACGATCAGTCGGGAACTGCGCCGCAACTCGCAATCCACGAGGGTTTGGAAGGGAGGCTATGAACCTGTCCGAGCTCAGCAATTGGCCGAGCGTCGGCGCAAGTGGGATGGTCGCTTCAAATTGGCGCGCCAGCCGGACCTGCGCAAGCTCGTCGGCGAAAGCCTTGCGATGGGACATTCGCCAGAGCAAGTCGCTGGCCGGCTGGCGCGAGAGCATGGTCGCGTCATCATCAGCCATGAGTCGATCTATCGCTTCATCTATCATCGGACGGCTCAGAAGGATTATTGGCATCGTCTGCTACCACGCCATAAGCTCAGGCGAGGACGTCGCAGGCGGCCAAGCGGGAGCCCCGCCAGCTTCATCAAGCAGCGCCGCCCCATCAGCGAGCGCCCTGCTGAGGTGGAGAGCCGCCGGGAGCCGGGCCATTGGGAGGCCGACTTCATGCTGTTCGCCAGCTATGGTCAGGGCCTGCTCGTCCTGCACGAACGGCAAACCCGCTTCAGTATCGTTCAGCACCTTCCTGACCGAAAGGCGCTCCTCACCGCTCAAGTGATCGCCCGACAACTCCGCAAGCTTCCTCAGGTGATGCGAAAACCGTCAGCTTCGACAACGGAACCGAGTTCGCAGAGCATCACAGGCTCCACAAAAAACTGGGCGTTCCAACCTTCTTCTGCGATCCACACAGCTCTTGGCAAAAGGGAGGCGCGGAAAACTCGATCGGTCGCTTGCGACGTATCGCTCCGGCGTAGGCCGC
- a CDS encoding NEL-type E3 ubiquitin ligase domain-containing protein: MNPFETGQVQPGAGIPPESSGQEGGQNGAAAQWNAVVTGHANCAPSADAGANNEALEDWAAEPEAGILEDRDEAVRRVNALGENVWLNLESLFLTSLPRLPSAIVQLDVPFNRLTTLPDSLPASLMRLDVRGNQLTTLPALPTELTFLDLNHNELQELPELLPASLQYLRVSDNQLANLPEALPTTLEFLNASGNQLTRLPQHLPATLSVLDVRGNQLTTLPVLPTELRFLDASSNRLRSLPAVIPAELEFLDLHHNELQELPEVLPASLETLNVSHNQLTNLPEVLPTMLEFLYASENQLTRLPQQLPASLVRLDVGQNQLSSLPDDLLTQFSDNDSVILDDNPLPEQVLRDLQAALQAEGYGGPTVYYSYNDESELSGTDDEQEYDFIETVSNWLRGNQQEGDEEVLTAWKDVAEEPGAQEYALFLGRLFDSVNAENEEFRLSVANDLRQAAKDPELRTRYFELALDANESCEDRRTLTWNGMQTARLIADVKNGVYKSNDRFPDLVELGRVMFRLDALERIARDKVHSLGSVDSVQDIDAIEVFLAYQNRLRERLGLQHVAPNMRFFAVSGVTDADVDSAEATVRDREVAEFADYLALDWQPWDDVVSHIAPEDHAMAQNQLIAAMETEFDNRLQQQLADQGLTGAEADLVEDAKRELGPAIRKEIAREIKGALRDKVLNEHGLTL; encoded by the coding sequence ATGAATCCATTCGAGACAGGACAGGTACAGCCCGGCGCAGGCATCCCTCCTGAGTCTTCAGGACAAGAGGGCGGACAAAACGGAGCGGCGGCGCAGTGGAACGCGGTCGTTACAGGCCACGCAAACTGCGCGCCCTCCGCCGACGCAGGTGCCAACAACGAGGCGCTTGAAGACTGGGCTGCTGAACCGGAGGCGGGCATACTTGAGGATCGGGATGAAGCGGTGCGCCGAGTGAATGCTCTCGGCGAGAACGTTTGGCTGAATCTTGAATCGCTGTTCCTTACTAGCCTGCCTAGACTTCCGAGCGCTATCGTTCAACTTGACGTGCCCTTCAATCGGCTGACCACTCTGCCCGATAGCCTGCCCGCTTCGCTAATGCGTCTTGACGTCAGGGGCAATCAGCTGACAACCCTGCCCGCACTCCCGACCGAGCTGACATTCCTCGACCTCAACCACAATGAGTTGCAGGAACTGCCTGAGTTGCTCCCTGCCTCACTGCAGTATCTTCGCGTGAGCGACAATCAATTAGCGAATCTACCGGAAGCCCTTCCCACCACACTCGAGTTCCTCAACGCCAGCGGAAACCAACTGACGCGTCTGCCGCAGCATCTGCCTGCTACACTTTCCGTTCTCGACGTGAGGGGCAATCAGCTGACAACCCTGCCCGTACTCCCGACCGAGCTGAGATTTCTCGACGCGAGCTCCAACCGGCTGCGGAGCCTGCCGGCGGTCATACCTGCCGAGCTCGAGTTTCTCGACCTACACCACAATGAGTTGCAAGAACTGCCTGAGGTGCTCCCTGCCTCACTGGAGACTCTTAACGTCAGCCACAATCAATTGACAAATCTACCGGAGGTCCTTCCCACCATGCTCGAGTTCCTCTACGCCAGCGAAAACCAACTAACACGTCTGCCGCAGCAACTGCCTGCTTCGCTGGTGCGTCTCGACGTCGGCCAAAACCAATTGTCGAGTCTACCGGACGACCTGCTAACGCAATTTTCCGATAATGACAGTGTAATTCTGGACGATAATCCTCTGCCTGAACAGGTGCTCAGGGACCTGCAGGCAGCCCTACAAGCCGAAGGCTATGGCGGTCCGACCGTCTACTATTCGTACAATGACGAAAGTGAATTGTCTGGGACCGACGATGAACAGGAATATGATTTCATTGAAACGGTCTCAAATTGGCTCCGGGGCAACCAACAAGAGGGCGATGAAGAGGTGCTGACAGCTTGGAAGGACGTTGCTGAAGAGCCGGGCGCCCAGGAATACGCGCTCTTCCTTGGCAGACTGTTCGACTCCGTGAACGCTGAGAACGAAGAATTCCGGCTTTCGGTGGCCAATGATCTGCGCCAAGCGGCGAAAGACCCGGAATTACGTACGCGCTACTTTGAGCTGGCCCTCGACGCCAACGAGAGCTGCGAGGATCGCAGGACTTTGACCTGGAACGGCATGCAGACCGCACGCCTCATCGCCGACGTCAAAAACGGCGTCTATAAAAGCAATGACCGTTTTCCAGATCTGGTTGAATTGGGCCGGGTCATGTTCCGCCTGGATGCGCTGGAGAGAATTGCGCGCGATAAGGTTCACTCACTAGGCTCGGTCGACAGCGTCCAAGATATTGACGCTATCGAGGTCTTCCTTGCCTATCAAAATAGGCTCCGCGAGCGACTTGGGCTGCAACACGTCGCACCGAACATGCGCTTTTTTGCGGTTTCCGGCGTGACCGACGCTGACGTTGACAGCGCAGAAGCTACCGTGCGGGACCGAGAAGTGGCGGAATTCGCCGACTATTTGGCGCTGGACTGGCAACCTTGGGATGACGTCGTGAGTCACATCGCCCCCGAAGACCACGCTATGGCTCAGAACCAGCTTATTGCTGCAATGGAAACAGAGTTCGATAACCGGCTGCAGCAACAGCTGGCCGACCAAGGCCTGACCGGGGCTGAAGCTGACTTGGTTGAAGACGCCAAGCGCGAGTTAGGTCCCGCTATTCGCAAAGAGATCGCACGCGAGATCAAGGGGGCTCTTAGAGACAAGGTTCTCAATGAGCACGGCCTCACCCTATGA